Proteins encoded in a region of the Podospora pseudopauciseta strain CBS 411.78 chromosome 6, whole genome shotgun sequence genome:
- the CAT2 gene encoding Carnitine O-acetyltransferase mitochondrial (COG:I; EggNog:ENOG503NUG1): MFAAIARTARTEARSPALRNIIPRQTQTPLRLATMASRRNNSSLPAGYVEDKSKGPMLRFQDSLPKLPVPTLEETAARYLKSLKPLLSPAELEKSTKAVQEFIAPNGPGRKLQEKLLARREDPKHKNWIYEWWNDAAYLSYRDPVVPYVSYFYSHRDDKRRRDPAKRAAAITTAALEFKKQVDTGTLEPEYMKKLPICMDSYKWMFNCSRVAAKPADYPVKFDPAQNKHILVIRKNQFFKVAHEVNGQQLNTSELEQAFRRVYELAGQRVPAVGALTSENRDVWTDARAKLLSADPKNAQSLEAIESASFVVCLDDAAPVTLEERAHAYWHGDGQNRWYDKPLQFIVNDNGTSGFMGEHSMMDGTPTHRLNDFVNDVIFNNKLDFADPTVRSNLPEPQVVKFVVNKEVQSEIDRAITDFNNVIGQHQLAVQAYQGYGKGLIKKFKCSPDAYVQMIIQLAYFKMYGKNRPTYESAATRRFQQGRTETCRTVSEESANWCKSMADPAIPDSEKVTLFRKAIDGHLEYISAASDGKGVDRHLFGLKRLLGKGEEVPALYQDPAYGYSCSWYLSTSQLSSEFFNGYGWSQVIDEGFGIAYMINENSLNFNIVSKGLGSEKMSYYLSEAAGEMRDLLIPTLEAPKAKI; encoded by the exons ATGTTTGCCGCGATCGCAAGGACCGCAAGGACAGAGGCTCGGTCGCCCGCTCTTAGGAATATCATTCCCAGACAAACCCAGACGCCACTG AGATTGGCAACAATGGCTTCCAGAAGGAACAACTCCTCCCTGCCCGCCGGCTACGTCGAGGACAAGTCCAAGGGCCCAATGCTCCGCTTCCAAGactccctccccaagctccccGTCCCAACCCTCGAAGAGACCGCGGCCCGCTACCTCAAGTCCCTCAagcctctcctctcccccgccgagctcgagaagaGCACAAAGGCGGTCCAGGAGTTCATCGCCCCCAACGGCCCGGGCCGCAAGCTCCAGGAGAAGCTCCTCGCCCGCCGCGAGGACCCCAAGCACAAGAACTGGATCTACGAGTGGTGGAACGACGCCGCTTACCTCTCCTACCGCGACCCCGTCGTCCCTTATGTCAGCTACTTTTACTCTCACCGCGATGACAAGCGCCGCCGCGACCCTGCCAAGCGCGCGgcggccatcaccaccgccgcgcTCGAGTTCAAGAAGCAGGTTGACACGGGCACGCTGGAGCCCGAGTACATGAAGAAGCTGCCGATTTGCATGGATAGCTACAAGTGGATGTTCAACTGCAGCCGTGTGGCTGCCAAGCCGGCGGATTACCCCGTCAAGTTTGACCCGGCGCAGAACAAGCACATTTTGGTGATCCGCAAGAACCAGTTCTTCAAGGTCGCGCACGAGGTCAACGGGCAGCAGCTTAATACCTCTGAGCTGGAGCAGGCGTTCCGTCGGGTTTATGAGCTCGCCGGGCAGCGGGTTCCTGCTGTTGGCGCGCTGACGTCGGAGAACAGAGATGTCTGGACTGACGCGCGCGCGAAGCTCTTGTCTGCCGACCCCAAGAACGCCCAGTCCCTCGAGGCGATCGAGTCGGCTTCGTTTGTCGTCTGCCTTGACGATGCGGCTCCTGTGACGCTTGAGGAGCGCGCGCATGCTTACTGGCATGGTGACGGGCAGAACAGGTGGTATGACAAGCCGCTTCAGTTCATTGTCAACGACAATGGCACGTCGGGTTTCATGGGGGAGCACTCCATGATGGACGGCACGCCCACCCACAGGCTGAATGACTTTGTCAACGACGTCAttttcaacaacaagctcGACTTTGCCGACCCGACTGTCCGGAGCAATCTGCCCGAGCCTCAGGTTGTCAAGTTTGTCGTCAACAAGGAGGTGCAGTCCGAAATCGACAGGGCCATCACCGACTTCAACAACGTCATTGGCCAGCACCAGCTCGCGGTGCAGGCGTACCAGGGATACGGCAAAGGGCTGATCAAGAAGTTCAAGTGCAGCCCCGACGCGTACGTGCAGATGATCATCCAGCTGGCGTATTTCAAGATGTACGGCAAGAACAGGCCTACGTATGAGTCTGCCGCTACCAGACGCTTCCAACAAGGCCGTACCGAGACTTGCAGGACTGTTTCCGAGGAGTCAGCGAACTGGTGCAAGAGCATGGCTGATCCTGCCATTCCCGACTCTGAAAAGGTGACCCTGTTCAGAAAGGCGATTGATGGGCACTTGGAGTACATCTCTGCCGCGAGCGACGGCAAGGGCGTGGACAGGCATTTGTTTGGgctgaagaggttgttgggcaagggggaggaggtgccgGCTCTGTATCAGGATCCGGCGTATGGGTATTCTTGCTCGTGGTATCTCAGCACCAGCCAGCTGTCGAGCGAGTTTTTTAACGGGTACGGGTGGAGTCAGGTTATTGATGAGGGGTTTGGGATTGCGTATATGATTAATGAGAAtag CTTGAACTTCAACATTGTCAGCAAGGGCCTCGGGAGCGAAAAGATGAGCTACTACCTTAGCGAGGCGGCCGGCGAGATGAGGGACTTGTTGATTCCTACTCTTGAGGCGCCCAAGGCCAAGATCTGA
- the BRO1_1 gene encoding bck1-like resistance to osmotic shock (EggNog:ENOG503NUGR; COG:U), with protein sequence MAQAPMIAVPLKATNEIDWISPLKSYIQNTYGDDPERYAEECAAINRLRQDMRGAGKDSTAGRDLLYRYYGQLELLDLRFPVDEQHIKISFTWFDAFTHKPTSQHSLAFEKASIIFNISAVLSCHAAHQTRTEESGLKTAYHSFQASAGMFTYINENFLHAPSADLSRETVKTLINIMLAQAQEVFLEKQITDQKKVGLLAKLASQAATLYGQAAEGVQDNVNRAIFEKVWLQMVQAKYNLMTSMAQYFQALADDDANSHGMAIARLQVAEALARDANKISHSFPGTLPPNANLNADAPYILQEITKRHWVAVQDKLRELNKDNDFIYHQPVPAEAGVPPVAKLPAAKPIPVSELYAGQDISRITGPDLFAKIVPLAVTESASLYDEEKAKLVRAETERVDQANSEMAASLDYLRLPGALQVLKGGFDQEILPDEDFRTWCVDVADHENPGTIFDSLHGQKQAIMTVLDRSAKQLDMEESVCEKMRSKYDSEWTQQPSSRLTTTLRSDIRGYREALDEAARSDQQLFTKLRQNQNEFDEMRLAAETGEVDALFQRAVNKGRKASNTNSPSTEPNLLDADFDDGGPSVVEQIAKVEDILKKLNLIKRERTQVLKDLKEKAHNDDISQILILNKKSIVKHEQQLFQQELEKFRPYQTRLVQATHKQAAMMRELTLTFNNLLQDKRVRAEQSKYESIQRTRASVIGRYKRAYQEFLDLEAGLQSAKNWYKEMRETVESMEKNVDTFVNNRRSEGAQLLNQIEQARAASKSSQAALEQERLRGLMERMSMEQPPSPPKQSRPVPAPLTFNTGPAYHKSSYSSGQHTLPSSPPPTQTTYGHHQQQSSQSGFNTIYNPSSHGRIPGPASPPATQSTFNLGGHMRGPASPPPNQTSFGHNTYGNPNAPPQGYQQPPPQQQQQAGGGGYVPPNFVPPPPPPGPPPLGPQQMINYGDGYYNPNAPPRPGSASQHQHQHQQQQQHQLYQGQVGYPNPNQGGGAGQDPWAGLNAWK encoded by the exons ATGGCACAAGCGCCCATGATCGCCGTGCCTCTCAAGGCCACAAACGAGATCGACTGGATCTCGCCCCTCAAGTCGTATATCCAGAATACCTACGGCGATGACCCGGAGCGCTACGCAGAAGAATGCGCCGCCATCAACCGGTTACGCCAGGACATGCGTGGTGCTGGTAAGGACAGCACCGCTGGCAGGGACCTGTTGTACCGGTATTATGGCCAGCTAGAGCTTCTGGACCTCCGTTTCCCGGTTGACGAGCAGCACATCAAGATCTCCTTTACATG GTTCGATGCCTTCACGCACAAGCCCACTTCGCAACACTCGCTGGCGTTTGAGAAGGCCTCTATCATCTTCAATATCTCGGCCGTACTCTCCTGCCATGCTGCCCATCAGACTCGAACCGAAGAATCCGGCCTGAAAACCGCCTACCATTCTTTCCAGGCCTCGGCTGGCATGTTTACTTATATCAACGAAAACTTCCTCCATGCGCCATCGGCAGACCTGAGTCGGGAAACGGTCAAAACCCTGATCAATATCATGCTGGCACAGGCGCAGGAGGTGTTCCTCGAGAAACAGATCACAGACCAGAAAAAGGTTGGGTTATTGGCCAAGCTCGCGAGTCAAGCAGCTACTCTGTACGGACAAGCAGCCGAGGGTGTCCAGGACAATGTCAACAGGGCCATTTTCGAAAAGGTCTGGCTTCAGATGGTGCAAGCCAAGTACAACCTCATGACATCGATGGCGCAATACTTCCAGGCCTTGGCGGACGACGATGCGAACTCGCACGGTATGGCTATTGCACGTCTACAGGTGGCGGAGGCACTTGCCCGTGATGCGAACAAAATCTCTCACAGTTTCCCGGGGACGTTGCCTCCAAACGCAAACTTGAACGCGGATGCGCCGTACATATTGCAGGAAATCACCAAGAGGCACTGGGTGGCGGTTCAGGACAAGCTACGTGAGCTTAACAAGGACAATGATTTCATCTACCATCAGCCAGTACCTGCCGAAGCAGGTGTCCCACCTGTGGCCAAGCTGCCTGCTGCGAAGCCTATCCCAGTGAGCGAGCTCTACGCTGGGCAAGACATCTCCCGAATTACCGGGCCAGATCTGTTTGCCAAAATTGTGCCGTTGGCGGTCACTGAGTCGGCCAGCTTGTACGACGAAGAGAAGGCGAAGTTGGTCAGAGCTGAGACAGAGCGGGTTGATCAAGCTAACAGCGAGATGGCTGCGAGTTTGGATTATTTGAGGCTGCCAGGTGCTCTTCAAGTTCTGAAGGGTGGCTTTGATCAGGAAATTCTTCCCGATGAAGATTTCAGGACATGGTGTGTGGACGTTGCGGACCACGAGAATCCCGGGACGATATTCGACTCTTTGCATGGTCAGAAACAGGCCATCATGACTGTTTTGGACAGGAGCGCAAAACAACTAGATATGGAGGAAAGCGTGTGTGAAAAGATGAGGTCGAAATATGATAGCGAGTGGACCCAGCAGCCAAGCTCGCGACTTACTACGACTCTACGGAGTGATATTCGAGGCTATCGGGAAGCTTTGGACGAGGCAGCACGGAGCGATCAACAACTGTTCACCAAGTTGCGGCAAAACCAGAACGAGTTTGACGAGATGCGTCTTGCTGCGGAGACTGGCGAGGTGGATGCGTTGTTCCAGAGGGCGGTTAATAAAGGGCGCAAAGCCAGCAATACGAATAGCCCGTCGACTGAACCCAATCTTTTGGATGCCgattttgatgatgggggacCGAGCGTTGTTGAGCAGATTGCCAAGGTGGAGGATATCCTCAAGAAGCTGAACCTGATCAAAAGGGAACGGACCCAAGTGCTCAAGgacttgaaggagaag GCGCACAATGATGACATCTCTCAAATCTTGATTTTGAACAAGAAGAGCATTGTCAAGCACGAGCAGCAGCTATTTCAACAGGAGCTCGAGAAGTTCAGGCCTTACCAGACCCGTCTCGTTCAAGCTACTCACAAGCAGGCGGCGATGATGCGGGAGTTGACATTAAcgttcaacaacctccttcaGGATAAGCGGGTCCGCGCGGAGCAGAGCAAATACGAATCAATTCAGAGGACGAGAGCTTCCGTCATCGGCAGATACAAGCGGGCATATCAGGAGTTCCTGGACTTGGAGGCTGGTCTCCAGAGCGCCAAGAATTGGTACAAGGAGATGAGGGAAACGGTGGAGAGCATGGAGAAGAATGTTGACACGTTTGTCAACAACCGGCGGTCTGAAGGAGCGCAGTTGCTCAACCAAATCGAACAGGCCCGGGCAGCAAGCAAGAGCTCACAGGCTGCGTTGGAGCAGGAGCGGTTAAGGGGTTTGATGGAGCGCATGTCGATGGAAcaaccaccctcacctcccaagcAGTCGAGACCGGTGCCGGCACCGCTCACCTTCAACACCGGGCCGGCGTATCACAAGAGTAGCTACTCCTCCGGGCAGCATACACTCCCCAGCTCTCCACCCCCGACCCAGACCACCTACGggcatcaccagcaacagtCGAGCCAGTCGGGGTTCAACACCATCTACAACCCTAGCTCTCACGGCCGCATCCCTGGCCCGGCGTCTCCTCCGGCAACACAATCGACTTTCAATCTTGGGGGACACATGCGCGGACCGGCTTCCCCGCCACCGAACCAGACTTCGTTTGGCCACAACACGTATGGGAATCCCAACGCACCACCACAAGGCTATCagcaaccacctcctcagcagcagcagcaagctggtggtggtgggtatgTACCGCCTAACTTTGtgcctccgccaccaccacctggaCCGCCACCGCTGGGGCCGCAGCAGATGATCAACTATGGGGATGGGTATTATAACCCGAATGCGCCACCGAGACCGGGGTCGGCTTCgcagcatcagcaccagcaccagcagcaacagcaacatcagTTGTATCAGGGACAGGTGGGATATCCGAATCCCAATcaggggggtggtgctgggcaGGATCCTTGGGCTGGGTTGAATGCGTGGAAAtaa
- a CDS encoding hypothetical protein (EggNog:ENOG503NZ3H; COG:Q), protein MAFERLVRFVPKGDTSKVLVGEPVDSSVDVGLAVYKGEEVQVKVYSGSSVLDAGSPTGETAVIGQILSPVTANEAGTIRCIGLNQYKRHAEEAKMSIPDIPTLFLKPPTCLAGPYPEPTIIPKHTIASDSADYESELAIILGKEAKNVSEADALDYVLGYTACNDISSRASQFAQTQWCYSKGFDGACPIGPVLVSKDVIKDVGKLRLRGLKNGKAVQDSPLTDLIFSVEQIVSFVSQGTTLPKGTVIITGTPAGVGFAHKPQELLHDGDEFIVEIQPHIGSLVNKLQNEK, encoded by the exons ATGGCTTTTGAGC GTCTCGTCAGATTTGTGCCCAAGGGCGACACCAGTAAGGTCCTGGTCGGAGAGCCAGTAGACAGCTCTGTCGATGTCGGTCTCGCTGTCTacaagggagaggaggtccAGGTCAAGGTTTACAGCGGAAGCTCCGTTCTCGATGCCGGCTCACCAACGGGCGAGACCGCCGTCATCGGCCAGATCCTCTCGCCCGTAACGGCCAACGAGGCCGGCACAATCCGCTGCATCGGGTTGAAC CAGTACAAGCGCCacgccgaggaggccaagatgAGCATCCCCGATATCCCGACCCTCTTCCTGAAGCCCCCTACCTGCCTTGCCGGCCCCTACCCAGaacccaccatcatccccaagcACACCATCGCCTCCGACTCGGCCGACTACGAGTCCGAGctcgccatcatcctcggcaaggaggccaagaacgTCTCCGAGGCCGACGCTCTCGACTACGTTCTCGGATACACAGCCTGCAACGACATCTCCTCCCGTGCCTCCCAGTTTGCCCAGACGCAGTGGTGCTACTCCAAGGGTTTCGACGGCGCCTGCCCTATCGGCCCCGTGTTGGTCTCCAAGGATGTTATCAAGGATGTCGGCAAGCTCAGACTTAGAGGGTTGAAGAACGGAAAGGCAGTTCAGGACAGCCCGCTCACTGATCTCATCTTCTCCGTCGAGCAGATCGTCAGCTTTGTGTCACAAGGCACGACTCTGCCCAAGGGCacagtcatcatcactggCACCCCCGCTGGTGTCGGCTTTGCTCACAAGCCTCAGGAGCTTCTCCATGACGGTGACGAGTTTATTGTTGAGATTCAGCCACATATCGGCAGCTTGGTGAACAAGCTGCAGAACGAGAAATAG
- a CDS encoding hypothetical protein (EggNog:ENOG503P497) — MSQPLGPFKLVTVNTAPERAYRLIGRVVEDVKDKYTIIHAGNAESIDKVKETVEAAQPNVLFTASMWTPEQAAEIIAIAKEIVPDLKTFSLPQGLQVDKGPDAVVEYIEENLPGLLE; from the exons ATGTCTCAACCACTCGGCCCCTTCAAGCTCGTCACCGTCAACACGGCCCCCGAGCGCGCCTATCGGCTCATCGGCcgggttgtggaggatgtcAAGGACAAGTACACCATCATCCACGCTGGCAATGCAGAGA GCATTGACAAAGTAAAAGAAACTGTCGAGGCAGCTCAGCCCAACGTCCTG TTCACTGCCTCCATGTGGACCCCCGAGCAAGCAGCCGAgatcatcgccatcgccaaagAAATCGTCCCAGACCTCAAGACTTTCTCCCTGCCTCAGGGTTTGCAGGTGGACAAGGGGCCTGACGCGGTGGTGGAGTACATCGAGGAGAATTTGCCTGGTTTGCTTGAGTAG
- the EXO70 gene encoding exocyst complex component exo70 (EggNog:ENOG503NZNS; COG:U; BUSCO:EOG092612J3) produces the protein MAVGLANGRPAADEEARAEVDVLNSRLEKTTQLTKKIQACLGRLEATGKSVRDVAGPLNGETRRLQILGNNIDSVIAAIERLRQPADSKNDEEQIIRMGPDKAGLSNYLGSIKRLNKALDDMKASNLRSTQQTVAELQRLVKLGNSQLENAFDKLLRSETPRMIEPLHFITKNKAFPVLSQDKFNKLGLMNSFVNQQTAGANPPQESPVAKIYAEIRSQYLSSSLVNMAAASSNTAKKKNPDAIYRAGTNGIGTYAQAMEGLFLSEYENICNIFTREDWGSVFQATCQPALVELGRTLRELNGHIKQHMNTDCYLAYEIVEIISALSNNLEAKTGELKSSLAASLKPVRETAKSSLAELLEDTKRRVNSLQTLPQDGAPIPIISETMQRLQTMVDFLRPISSIMVSLGDGNWKSVSASRSGAVGDAIPSLASFDVGADGKEIFAHYCTDTIEALMMSLDGRARLILQKKPVMGVFLANSVVIIERMILQSDLGPLLQGRLGVLEAWRKKATSLYMEACKDVSVHLFDMIKTGQGGRSGGGRPTSGQGAVDSASIMKGLGSKDKAEIKEKFQLFNAGFEDMVQKHKSYSMEKEVRGQFAKDMQNMIEPLYCRFWDRYHEIDKGKKGGQGRVKWDKGGIAAVFQGLY, from the exons ATGGCCGTCGGGCTTGCCAATGGCCGACCGGCCGCCGACGAAGAAGCCCGCGCCGAGGTCGACGTTCTCAACTCGCGCCTCGAAAAGACCACCCAGTTGACCAAGAAGATCCAAGCTTGCTTGGGAAGACTAGAGGCTACAGGGAAGAGCGTTCGTGATGTCGCCGGACCTCTCAACGGCGAGACAAGAAGACTACAGATACTCGGCAATA ACATCGATTCCGTCATTGCAGCTATTGAACGTCTACGACAGCCAGCAGACAGCAAGAATGACGAAGAACAGATTATCCGAATGGGCCCCGACAAGGCCGGCCTCTCCAACTACCTTGGTTCAATCAAGCGTCTTAACAAGGCCCTCGACGACATGAAAGCCTCCAACCTTCGATCAACCCAACAGACCGTCGCCGAACTACAGCGCCTGGTTAAGCTCGGCAACTCCCAGCTCGAGAATGCTTTCGACAAATTATTACGAAGCGAAACACCAAGAATGATCGAACCACTACACTTCATCACGAAGAACAAGGCGTTCCCAGTGTTGTCACAAGACAAGTTCAACAAACTCGGCCTGATGAACTCATTTGTAAATCAGCAAACTGCAGGGGCTAATCCACCACAAGAATCACCAGTAGCAAAGATCTACGCCGAAATAAGATCGCAATACCTCTCTTCATCACTAGTAAACATGGCCGcggccagcagcaacacggcaaagaagaagaacccAGACGCAATCTACCGGGCGGGCACCAACGGAATAGGCACCTACGCGCAGGCGATGGAGGGACTGTTCCTCTCCGAGTACGAAAACATCTGCAACATTTTCACGAGAGAAGACTGGGGTTCCGTCTTTCAAGCAACCTGCCAGCCGGCCCTGGTAGAGCTGGGAAGGACACTGCGAGAACTGAACGGTCACATCAAACAGCACATGAACACAGACTGCTACCTCGCCTACGAGATCGTCGAGATTATCTCAGCActctccaacaacctcgaGGCCAAGACAGGCGAGCTCAAGAGCTCACTGGCCGCTTCTCTCAAACCAGTCCGGGAAACCGCGAAGTCTTCCCTTGCCGAGCTGTTGGAGGACACAAAGCGGCGGGTCAACTCTTTACAGACACTGCCCCAGGACGGCGCGCCAATACCAATCATTTCGGAAACCATGCAGAGACTACAGACAATGGTGGACTTTCTCCGCCCAATATCGAGCATTATGGTTTCGTTGGGAGATGGGAACTGGAAGTCTGTCAGCGCCTCGAGAAGCGGGGCAGTAGGGGACGCCATCCCTAGCCTTGCGTCTTTCGACGTCGGGGCCGATGGCAAGGAAATCTTTGCGCACTACTGCACTGACACCATCGAAGCGTTGATGATGTCCCTCGACGGCCGGGCACGGTTGATCCTCCAAAAGAAACCTGTCATGGGCGTCTTTTTAGCCAACAGCGTCGTCATCATTGAGAGGATGATTCTCCAATCCGACCTTGGACCTCTCCTCCAAGGCCGGTTGGGTGTGCTTGAAGCCTGGAGAAAGAAGGCCACCTCGCTCTACATGGAAGCTTGCAAGGATGTGTCGGTGCATTTGTTCGACATGATCAAGACTGGGCAAGGTGGCAGGTCGGGTGGTGGGAGACCAACGAGCGGGCAAGGGGCGGTGGATAGTGCCAGTATCatgaaggggttggggagcAAGGATAAGgcggagatcaaggagaagttTCAGTTGTTTAATGCTGGGTTTGAGGACATGGTGCAGAAGCACAAGAGTTATAgcatggagaaggaggtgagggggcAGTTTGCGAAGGACATGCAGAACATGATTGAGCCGCTGTACTGTCGGTTTTGGGACCGGTATCATGAGATTGacaaggggaagaagggagggCAGGGGAGGGTTAAGTGGGATAAGGGGGGGATTGCGGCTGTTTTTCAGGGGTTGTATTAG
- a CDS encoding hypothetical protein (EggNog:ENOG503NUMN; COG:E): MVLIKLDPQAEMKGTDGAQAVSSSAVLHRHLSEDFLVLSKSEGNYLILEDGRRVFDASGGAAVSCIGYRNKRVADAAYRQILDAPYCSTVFYTTKVQEELCRFLVDSTGGQMARAYIVNSGKFFQAGSEAMEAAIKLARQYFIEVKPSQPQRTRFISRRQSYHGITLGALAMGGHMYRREKFEPLLMKNVSQVSPCNESRFKAPTKTNEEYVAELAQELDEEFRKVGPETVCAFVAEPIVGAAQGCVPSVPGYFKAMKAVCDKYGALLIFDEVMCGMGRSGTLHAWQQEGVVPDIQTIGKALGGGYQPIAGLLANHKVIDGIAKGSSVFVHGHTYQGHPACCAAALEVQRIIQEESLVANVASMGRLLSQGLKRRIGNHPNVADIRGRGLFWGIEFVSDKKSSTPFPEEVHVAMVISKLGLDPKYGINVYPGAGSADGRLGDHIIISPAFNIRKEDVEWIVETVGRLVDDYFATLQV, translated from the exons ATGGTGTTGATCAAGCTTGACCCCCAGGCCGAAATGAAAGGCACCGACGGAGCCCAGGCAGTCAGCAGCTCGGCTGTGTTGCACAGACACCTTTCCGAAGACTTCCTCGTCCTTTCCAAAAGCGAAGGCAACTACCTAATCCTCGAAGATGGTCGGCGTGTGTTCGATGCCTCCGGAGGCGCCGCAGTCAGCTGTATAGGCTATCGTAACAAGAGAGTGGCCGACGCTGCTTATCGACAGATCCTTGATGCCCCGTACTGCAGTACCGTCTTCTACACCACCAAAGTACAGGAAGAGCTCTGTCGCTTCTTGGTCGATTCGACAGGAGGACAGATGGCGCGGGCCTACATTGTCAACTCAGGGAAGTTCTTTC AAGCAGGCTCCGAAGCAATGGAGGCGGCTATCAAGCTCGCGAGGCAATACTTTATCGAGGTCAAACCATCACAGCCGCAGAGGACTCGCTTTATCTCACGGAGACAGTCCTACCACGGCATCACCCTTGGGGCGTTGGCCATGGGTGGTCACATGTACAGACGCGAAAAGTTTGAACCACTCTTGATGAAAAACGTTTCCCAGGTCTCTCCATGCAACGAATCCCGGTTCAAAGCTCCCACAAAGACCAACGAGGAATATGTGGCGGAGCTGGCGCAAGAGCTCGATGAGGAGTTCCGGAAGGTTGGGCCCGAGACTGTCTGCGCTTTTGTTGCCGAGCCTATCGTCGGTGCA GCTCAAGGCTGTGTGCCGTCGGTCCCCGGATACTTCAAGGCTATGAAAGCCGTGTGTGACAAATATGGGGCACTTCTGATTTTCGACGAAGTGATGTGTGGCATGGGCCGCAGTGGTACCTTGCACGCATGGCAACAGGAGGGTGTCGTTCCAGATATCCAAACCATCGGAAAGgcgcttggtggtggctaTCAACCAATAGCTGGGCTGTTGGCCAACCACAAGGTCATTGATGGAATCGCGAAAGGAAGCTC TGTATTCGTTCACGGTCACACCTACCAAGGCCATCCAGCTTGCTGTGCGGCTGCCCTCGAAGTCCAGCGCATCATCCAAGAAGAAAGCCTCGTGGCAAATGTCGCTAGCATGGGCCGCTTGCTATCTCAAGGGCTGAAAAGGCGTATTGGCAACCACCCGAATGTCGCTGATATTCGAGGTCGTGGTCTGTTCTGGGGAATCGAGTTTGTTTCGGACAAGAAAAGCTCGACACCATTCCCGGAAGAAGTTCATGTAGCCATGGTCATCAGCAAGCTTGGATTGGACCCCAAATACGGCATCAATGTATATCCTGGAGCAGGCTCGGCGGACGGGCGTCTGGGGGACCATATCATAATCTCGCCGGCCTTCAATATTCGGAAAGAGGATGTTGAGTGGATTGTGGAGACAGTTGGCAGGCTGGTAGACGACTACTTTGCAACGCTTCAAGTTTGA